A region from the Thermoanaerobaculum aquaticum genome encodes:
- a CDS encoding 4Fe-4S dicluster domain-containing protein translates to MRRSRRGLIAFVFARPPLRPPGARPEEEFAALCIRCNRCVAACPYKTLKPAGWIYGERAGTPLVVAREVPCYLCMACPPVCPTGALEPITDKRAVRMGVAVVDPQTCFAHQGILCRTCVDECPLEGEAIYQNGELKPVVTDKCVGCGVCEKVCPAPEVAIVVRPRGEGEGA, encoded by the coding sequence ATGAGGCGCAGCCGTCGGGGTCTTATTGCCTTCGTCTTCGCTCGCCCACCGCTTCGCCCCCCCGGCGCCAGGCCCGAGGAAGAGTTTGCGGCGCTTTGCATCCGCTGTAACCGCTGCGTGGCGGCCTGCCCCTACAAGACCCTCAAGCCAGCCGGCTGGATTTACGGAGAGCGGGCTGGCACGCCGTTGGTAGTGGCGCGGGAGGTCCCCTGCTACCTGTGCATGGCCTGCCCGCCGGTTTGTCCCACCGGCGCCTTAGAGCCCATAACCGACAAACGCGCCGTGCGCATGGGCGTGGCCGTGGTAGACCCGCAAACCTGCTTTGCCCACCAGGGTATCCTCTGCCGCACCTGCGTTGACGAATGCCCCCTGGAAGGCGAGGCCATTTACCAAAACGGCGAGCTCAAGCCGGTGGTGACCGACAAATGCGTGGGGTGCGGGGTTTGCGAAAAGGTCTGTCCAGCTCCCGAGGTGGCCATCGTGGTGCGGCCGCGAGGTGAGGGAGAGGGGGCATGA